The segment ATTTTCCCGCGGGACTTCGTGCTTTTTGACTTTGTTTCGCACAATCAATCGATCATCATCAGATCGTTGAGAAAATGATAATTTTTCATCAAATCACGAAGCGCCGACCATCCCCCTGACGACAAGGGGATCCAGAGGGCCACTCGTCCCGGCCCGGTATCAGGAGCAGGTGGAATGTTGTACCCAGGCACCCAGACACTCGAGCCCGTCCAGGAACCCGACCAGCTCATCGCCGAGGCGAAGGCCCAGATCAAGGCTTGCCGATCCTTCAAGTCCGGCAAGATCAACAAGTACGCCCAGGTCGAGGGCGTCCGGGAGTACCCGAAGGGGCAGGCCCCCTTCGATCGCCAGGTCCACCACCACGACGACCGGGGCCGGGTGGTCTTCTTCGAGAAGTTCGTCCGCGAGTTCTCGAGGCCCTCGCTGCGGGTCTACCGCTACCGGGACGCGAGCCCGGAGATCGCGGACGCCATCTGGATCGATCGCTACGGCCGGATCGAGAACTACCACGTCTACCACTGCGACCCGGTCACGGGCCTGATGCTCTGGCGCGCGGAGTACGACATTCACGGCAACCTCTTCTACTCGATCCGCTCGGGGTACGACGCGCGATCGCAGCTGGTCGAGGAGTCGTGGTACGACCCGCAGAACCGGCTGCTCAAGCGCCACGGCTACACCTACGACGCCAAGGGGGAGCTTGCCTCCGAGCTGCACCACGACGCCCAGAACCGCCTGCGCGGCTTCAACGCCTTCTCCTACGACGCGCGGGGCAACCTGCTGGAGCGCCGGTGGCACGACGGCCAGGGGACCTGCCGCAGCCGCTTCGTCTACACCATCGACAAGCAGGACCGGGTGGCCTCGCTCAAGCTGATCGGCCCCAGCGAGAAGCTCCAGGTCAAGCAGGACTTCACCTACGACGCGCAGAACAACGTGATCAAAGAGGTCTGGACCGACGAAAAGGGCGCCGTCGTCAAGGAGCTGCGCTTCTAGGCAGGCCTGAACTCTCGTCAGAATCCGCACGAATCGACGAAAAGGAGCACGCGATATGGCCATCGACGGCGTCAACATCAACCCCCTGCAGAACCTCCCGCGCAACTCGGGCACCGGGCCGCTCACGGCCCCTGCCGAGGCACCAGCGACGGAAGCCCCCGGTGCTGCCCCCTCGGTGAGCGGCGACTCGAGCCAGTTCGGCACCGTCGGCGCCGGATCCCAGCTCGGCCAGGCGGGTACGGTGGAGGGCCGCTTCTCCGAGGCGGTCGATCCCTTCTTCACCCCCGCCTACCACGAGGCCAAGGACATCACGCCCATCGTGGCGCCCGGGATCGAGGTCACCGCCCCCACCGATCCCCCCGCCGGCCCCAGCGCCGCCACGCCCACCCCGACCCCGACCGAGGTGCAGGCCCCGCCTACCACCAGGCCGCCCGAGACCGTCTCGATGCCGCCCGCCCCGCCCGCCCCGCCGCCCGAGCAGGTCATCGAGGTCGCGGGCTCGGGCATGGGCGCCGACAAGTCGTTCAAGATGTACCCGAGCGAGCTGGCTGCCGTGTACGCCATCCTCAAGCAGGGCGGCGTCATGTCCCTCGAGGAGATGCAGAAGCAGCTGAGCGAGAGCTACGGCATCGACACCAAGATCGAGAACGGCACCCTCATCAACACCGAGAACGGCCACGCCCTGATCGCCGACACCAACGGCAACGGCGCCCTGGACATGGGCGACATGAACTTCGAGGCGGCCCTGTCGGCGGCGGGCATCGACCCCAGCAGCATTCCGGGGCCCGGCGAGCACAAGAAGGTGGACGCTCTGGCCTACTGGTCCAACTACTGGGGCAATCAGCTCGTCAAGGAGATGGAGGGCAGCTCGGGAGGCCCCAGCGACACCCCCGAGGACAAGGGCCCCGCCAAGGCCGGCGGCGCCAAGACCCCGGTCGGCGGCCTGACCAAGGTCGGCGGGATCGGGGACGCCCAGCGCGACCTGAAGCTGATCGAGGTCAAGGGCGGCGACGACCTGTTCAAGATGTACGGCGTCGAGCTCTTCGCCATGTACGCCACCCTCAAGCAGGAGGGCAAGCCCGTCTCCCTCGATGAGCTCAAGGACCTCCTGAAGAAGGAGGTGGGCATCGACTGCGACATCCAGCAGGTCAACGGCAAGGACACCCTGGTCAACAAGCTGACCGGCAACGCCCTGATCGCCGACACCGACGGCAGCGGCAAGATCGACCTCAAGGACCTCAACTTCGAGGACACCCTGCGCGGGGCGGGCTACCACCCCGAGGACGTCCCCGCCAAGGCCCCCGAAAGCACCGCGAAGTAGGACCCTACCATGCTGAAGCTACTGACCCAAGACGAAGTGAAGGCGCGCATCAAGCGCCTCGGTGAGCTCGTGGAGCGCGAGTACGCCCTCAAGGAGCGCCTGATCGGCCTCAAGCTGAGCGGCCCGCGCGACCACGTGCTCGAGGCCCGCAAGGAGCACGACGCCATCCTGGCCGAGATCGACCGGCTGCGCCTGGAGGAGCAGCTGCCCGTGATGGCCGAGCTCTCGGACTTCAACAAGGCCGCCGAGCTCTTCCTCGGCGTCAACGCCCACCTCAAGCGGAAGCTGCAATGAGCGATCCCGGCGCCCGGCACGAGGGGCGCGCCCCGCGCGTCCTGCTGATCTTCCCTCCCCAGTGGTCCCCCCAGAACCCGCACTACTCGCTGCGGACCCTGATGGGCCACCTGCGGGCCAACGGCGTCGAGGTCGCCGTGCGCGACCTCAACGTCGAGTACTACGACCAGATGCTCAGCCCGGAGACCCTCTCGATGGCGCTCTCCCGGCTGCGGCTGGACTACGAGTACCTGGGCACCCGCAGCACCCTGCGCATGCTGGGAGGGGACGACTGCATCGACGCGCGGCTCGACGCCCTGCGCGCCAAGGCCATCCGGGACTACGTGGACGAGAAGGGGCCGCTGCTGGAGCAGCTGCCCCGGGTCATCCTGGACGCCAAGGAGACCCTCAAGGACCCCCGGCGCTTCTACAACCCCGACATGCTGATCGAGGCCTTCCAGACCATCGACCAGGCCCTCGAGCTGATCTCCATGCCGTACTACCCGGCGCACCTGAGCTTCAACTACTTCGAGCAGCCGGACATCCGGCTGAACCTCGAGAGTCTGACGGCGATCGCCTCCGATGCCAAGCGCAACCTCTTCTACAACTTCTTCGAGCGCCAGCTTGAAGACCTGCTCTCGATCGAGGCCGACTACGTGGGCATCTCGATCAGCTCCTTCTCGCAGGTGGTGCCCGGGCTGACGCTCGCGCGCCTGCTCAAGCAGGCCGCCCCCGAGGGATGCCACATCGGGATCGGCGGCAACTTCTTCTCCCGGCTCAAGGACGTGCTCCTGGAGAAGCCCGCGTTCTTCGAGACCTTCGCCCACAGCCTGGCGCTCGGCGAGGGCGAGGACCAGCTGGTCCAGCTCTCCGAGATCCTGGCCGAGGGCAAGGACCTGGCCCTTGCTCCCAACCTCCTGTACCTGAGCGAGGACGGCACGGTCAAGGAGACCAAGAAGCAGGCCGTCCCCCGCATGGACAAGACCGGCATCCAGGACCTCGCCGGCCTGCCCCTCGACAAGTACCTGACCCCGGAGCTGGTGCTGACCATCCAGGCGAGCAAGGGATGCTACTGGGGCCAGTGCACCTTCTGCGACACCGACTTCGGCATCCAGGTGGACACCAAGACCCTGGACAGGCTGGTCGCCGAGATCCGTCACCTGCGCGACACGTACGGGGTGCGGCACTTCCAGTTCGTCGACGAGGCCATCCGGCCGGTCTACATGCGCCGCATGGCCCAGCGCTTCATCGACGAAGAGCTCGACATCGAGTGGTTCTGCAACGGGCGACTGGAGAAGGCCATCACGCCCGATCTGCTTCAGCTCTTGCACCGCTCGGGGCTGAGGATGGTGCTGTGGGGCTTCGAGTCGGGCTCGGCGCGGATCCTGGATCTGATCAAGAAGGGGATCGACCCGGAGAAGCGGTTCGACATCCTGAAGGCCTCGACCGAGGCGGGGGTCTGGAACTTCGCCTACATCTTCTTCGGCTTCCCCACCGAGACCCTGGAGGAGGCACGCAGCACCATCGACGCCATCACCTCCAACACCGACATCATCCACTCTTACGGCCGCTCGGTGTTCACCCTCGGCAAGCAGAGCCCGCTGTACCTGGACGCCGAGGAGCTCGGCATCGTGGACATCGTGGAGGACAGCGAGGAGCTGTCCACCAACCTTCATTACCGCATGAGCAAGGGCATGACCCCCGCCGAGCTGAAGGGTGTCCTCAAGGAGTGCACCCAGCGCAGCGGCGAGGCCTACCAGTACGCGCTGTGGTTCTTCCTGCGCTACCGGGAGAACATCCACCTCTACCTGTCCCGCTTCGGGCTGGACCACGTCCGCAACTACAAGCTGACGCGCTTCGCCATCCCGACGACCTGCGAGGAAGTGTTCTAGCGCGCTACTTGTGGAACACCGTGGGCAGCTCCACCGCCGGGACGTGGAACTGGCCGGCCGCCACCCCCGCGATGTGCTTGCAGGGGGTGTTCGGCGATCGCTCCATGCGATCCACCCTCTCCTTGTAGGTCCGCAGGTTGTC is part of the Pantanalinema sp. genome and harbors:
- a CDS encoding radical SAM protein — translated: MSDPGARHEGRAPRVLLIFPPQWSPQNPHYSLRTLMGHLRANGVEVAVRDLNVEYYDQMLSPETLSMALSRLRLDYEYLGTRSTLRMLGGDDCIDARLDALRAKAIRDYVDEKGPLLEQLPRVILDAKETLKDPRRFYNPDMLIEAFQTIDQALELISMPYYPAHLSFNYFEQPDIRLNLESLTAIASDAKRNLFYNFFERQLEDLLSIEADYVGISISSFSQVVPGLTLARLLKQAAPEGCHIGIGGNFFSRLKDVLLEKPAFFETFAHSLALGEGEDQLVQLSEILAEGKDLALAPNLLYLSEDGTVKETKKQAVPRMDKTGIQDLAGLPLDKYLTPELVLTIQASKGCYWGQCTFCDTDFGIQVDTKTLDRLVAEIRHLRDTYGVRHFQFVDEAIRPVYMRRMAQRFIDEELDIEWFCNGRLEKAITPDLLQLLHRSGLRMVLWGFESGSARILDLIKKGIDPEKRFDILKASTEAGVWNFAYIFFGFPTETLEEARSTIDAITSNTDIIHSYGRSVFTLGKQSPLYLDAEELGIVDIVEDSEELSTNLHYRMSKGMTPAELKGVLKECTQRSGEAYQYALWFFLRYRENIHLYLSRFGLDHVRNYKLTRFAIPTTCEEVF